The genomic segment TCACCCGTAGGGACACGCATACGGACGGCGGCCGTGATCGGCGTGGGCACCATCGGCCTCGGCTGGGCCGCGCTGTTCGCCTCCGCCGGGCTGACCGTCCGGATCAACAGCCGGCGGCCTGACGCCGAGACGCACGTCAGGAATGCGTTCGAGCTGTACGCGGCCTCGCTGCCGGGCGGCCCCGCCGACCCGGCCGAGCTCGCCGCCCGCCTGGAGTTCGAACCCGACGTGGCCCGCGCCGTCGAGGGCGCCGACGTCGTCCAGGAGAACGCCCCCGAGAACCTGGCCCTCAAGCAGGACCTCTTCGCCCGGATCGGCGCCGCCGCCCCCGCCCACGCACTGCTCCTGTCCTCCACCTCCACGCTGCTCCCCGACGACCTGGGAGCGGGGATGGCCGACCCGGGCAGGCTGCTGGTCGCCCACCCCTTCAACCCGCCGCACATCGTGCCGCTGGTCGAGATCGTCACGGGCGAACGGACCGACCCGCAGGCCGTCGAGGAGACCGTGGCCTTCTACCGCGGCCTCGGCAAGACCCCCGTCGTGCTGCGCCGGGCCGTCCCCGGCTTCGTCGCCAACCGGCTGCAGTCCGCGCTGCTGCGCGAGAGCATCCACCTGGTCCGCGAGGGCGTCGTCTCCGTCGCCGAGCTCGACGAGATCGTCACTTCCTCGATCGGCGGCCGCTGGGCGGCGGTCGGCCCGTTCCGCGCCTTCCACCTCGGCGGCGGCCCCGGGGGCCTGCGCCACTGGTTCGAGCACCTCGGCGCCGGCCTGGAGAAGAGCTGGCAGGGGCTCGGCAACCCGCCGGTCGACGAGGAGACCGTCGCCCGGATCCTCGCCCAGGCGGAGGAGGCGTTCGGCGGCCGCACCTACGAGGAGCTCGCGGCCGAGCGCGACGCGAAGCAGACGCGGGTGATCGCGGCTGCGGGCACCGACGCCGACGCCGGTCCGGCGGAACGGGCGTAGCCGAGCGCGCCCATTCTGCGGACGGTCGGGTTCCGCTCGAAGAACGCTCGAAGTCCGCTCGAAGCCGGCTCGAAGAACGCTCGAAAGCCGCGCGGAATATCCGTTCGCCCGTTGACCTCAACTCTGGTTGAGGTTGAAAGATAAAGCGCACCAGCCCCACCAGAGTTCATCAGAGCCCAGCAGAGACCAGCAGAGTCCAGCAAAGTCCAGCAGCGTTCAGCAGAGAGAAGGACATGCCATGAAGGCGGCAGTTTTCCAGGAGTTCGGCGGCCCCGAGGTGCTCAAGGTCGAGGAGGTCGAGACCCCCCGTCCCGGCACCGGCGAGATCCGCGTGCGCGTCAAGGCCGCCGGTGTGCAGGCGTACGACACGGCCGTCCGCTCCGGCTGGAACCCGCCCGGCATGACCATCTCCTTCCCGCAGACCATCGGCAACGACTTCGCGGGCGTCGTCGACGAGCTCGGCGAGGGCGTCACCGAGTTCGCCGTCGGCGACGAGGTCCTGGGCTGGGCCCTGCTCTCCTGCTCCGCCGAGTACCTGGTCGTCTCCACCGAGCAGGTCGTCGCCAAGCCGTCGGGCATGCCGTGGGAGGTGGCCGGCGCGTTCTCCGCCTCGGCGCAGACCGCCCACACCGCGCTCCAGGCGCTGGAGATCGGCGCGGGCGACACCCTGCTCGTCCACGCGGCCGCCGGCGGCGTCGGCACGATCGCCGTGCAGCTGGCCCAGGTCCTGGGCGCCACGGCCATCGGCACCGCGAGCGAGCGCAACCACGAGTACCTGCGCTCGCTGGGCGCCACCCCCGTCACCTACGGCGAGGGCCTCGCCGACCGCGTCCGCGAGCTCGCCCCCGGCGGCGTCACCGCGGCCCTCGACGGCATCGGCGGCGACGCCCTCGACGTCTCCGTCGAGCTGGTGAAGGACAAGAACCGCATCGCCACCCTCGTCGACTTCGGCCGCGTCGAGGAGCTGGGCGTCCGCGCCGTCTTCAGCCAGCGGGCCAAGGAGCGCCTCGCCGGGCTCACCGCCCTCTACGCCGAGGGCAAGCTGCGCGTGGAGGTCTCCAAGACCTTCCCGCTGGAGCAGGCCGCGGACGCGCACCGCGAGATGGAGACCGGCCACGTGCGCGGAAAGATCGTCATCACCGTCGGCTGAACGATCGACCGAACGATCGACCGAGGAGACCTGCCAT from the Streptomyces roseifaciens genome contains:
- a CDS encoding 3-hydroxyacyl-CoA dehydrogenase NAD-binding domain-containing protein, whose protein sequence is MTEQAVTEQAVTDSPVGTRIRTAAVIGVGTIGLGWAALFASAGLTVRINSRRPDAETHVRNAFELYAASLPGGPADPAELAARLEFEPDVARAVEGADVVQENAPENLALKQDLFARIGAAAPAHALLLSSTSTLLPDDLGAGMADPGRLLVAHPFNPPHIVPLVEIVTGERTDPQAVEETVAFYRGLGKTPVVLRRAVPGFVANRLQSALLRESIHLVREGVVSVAELDEIVTSSIGGRWAAVGPFRAFHLGGGPGGLRHWFEHLGAGLEKSWQGLGNPPVDEETVARILAQAEEAFGGRTYEELAAERDAKQTRVIAAAGTDADAGPAERA
- a CDS encoding NADP-dependent oxidoreductase, whose translation is MKAAVFQEFGGPEVLKVEEVETPRPGTGEIRVRVKAAGVQAYDTAVRSGWNPPGMTISFPQTIGNDFAGVVDELGEGVTEFAVGDEVLGWALLSCSAEYLVVSTEQVVAKPSGMPWEVAGAFSASAQTAHTALQALEIGAGDTLLVHAAAGGVGTIAVQLAQVLGATAIGTASERNHEYLRSLGATPVTYGEGLADRVRELAPGGVTAALDGIGGDALDVSVELVKDKNRIATLVDFGRVEELGVRAVFSQRAKERLAGLTALYAEGKLRVEVSKTFPLEQAADAHREMETGHVRGKIVITVG